A stretch of the Hyalangium minutum genome encodes the following:
- a CDS encoding TonB-dependent receptor, which translates to MNRLQRSQALGLAVALCTALAAPSVLAQQNSSVITGTVADASNQQPLADVTVTAKSDVLQGEEVTVTDATGNYRLPQLPPGVYTLYFDKTGFQPYKRPEITLRLNRTIRLNAQLLPDEFETTLEISGTPPAIDVGSTRTGISVDTDLVRNIAVVRPGTKGSAARSFESLAELAPGANSDAYGISLNGTTSPENGFLVDGLSTGNPATGVLGSPISVEFIQEVNVITGGFMPEFGRSTGGVVTAVTKSGSNKFQGSFFSNLTPGAFEGSPEPVLREGNVVTTKQKLWNLGDFGGDLGGPIIPDKLWFYVGVAPSFTRRQLERNLNTFVLDAEGNRIRDENGFSRTEPILGTTTNYFADQRSVQYIGKLTWQAAADHTLTLSIYGAPSSSGGDGRFGYRVDDNAVEVENLAGNYAAYAHRYKQDSRDISLKLASSFMEKKILLDATVGWHHQFDSVLPSDGTGIGSGQGLSLLPQFEMQRSSRPDPANPSRSLPAFYSINDFEQLPDPSVCDPAGTVNAVRCPVTTYLFGGPGFLQDRTVERYQANLVGTLLFTAGGHHVVKAGFDGEIMTNEDVRGYSGQVLYRENVNGQTFQDFRAFGYLVGPDDVRIQDSVNPATRALALGGFLQDSWSVMDKVTLNAGVRYDTQTVYGTGGDVAFELPNQLSPRVGLIYDFTQQGRSKLYASFARYYQNAVLAMVNSQFSNITRIQANRRRAAQGDAPGCDPLTQAAPYTECRDDKNVIPSGSPEILSKKYAQTFAINSPVDPDLEPQSSDEWVVGGDYEIFPSATVGLSYTHRDMNAVIEDMSRNEATNYFIGNPGRGIASEFPKPVRNYDAVTLAFNKAFSDLWLVQASYTWSRLYGNYSGLFRPENLQLAPNVTSDFDLISLTENKMGLLLLDHTHSVKLYGAKEFPLTAKIGLNLGLSYRGTSGAPINVTGAHYIYGPEFTFILPRGSGGRLPFVHNIDTRLSANYRLSGDMVASVSMDVFNLFNFQAATAVDQRYTSETVDAIIGGTTTDLANLKARGTDRTVVVNPNFGKPTAYQSPRSIRFGARLSF; encoded by the coding sequence GTGAACCGTCTTCAGAGAAGTCAGGCGCTCGGACTGGCCGTAGCGCTATGCACGGCGTTAGCGGCACCTTCCGTCCTCGCCCAGCAGAACTCGTCGGTGATCACCGGCACCGTGGCGGATGCCAGCAACCAGCAGCCTCTCGCCGACGTGACCGTCACCGCCAAGTCCGACGTCCTCCAGGGCGAAGAGGTCACCGTCACCGACGCCACCGGTAATTACCGCCTGCCGCAGCTGCCCCCCGGCGTCTACACGCTGTACTTCGACAAGACGGGCTTCCAGCCTTACAAGCGCCCCGAGATCACCCTGCGTCTCAACCGCACCATCCGCCTCAACGCCCAGCTCCTGCCGGATGAGTTCGAGACCACCCTGGAGATCTCTGGCACCCCGCCCGCCATCGACGTGGGCTCCACCCGCACCGGCATCAGCGTGGACACAGACCTGGTGCGCAACATCGCCGTGGTGCGCCCCGGCACCAAGGGCAGCGCGGCGCGCTCCTTCGAGAGCCTGGCTGAGCTGGCCCCGGGCGCCAACTCGGATGCGTACGGCATCTCCCTCAACGGCACCACGTCGCCGGAGAACGGCTTCCTCGTGGACGGCCTGTCCACCGGCAACCCGGCCACGGGCGTGCTCGGCTCGCCCATCTCCGTGGAGTTCATCCAGGAGGTGAACGTCATCACCGGTGGCTTCATGCCCGAGTTCGGCCGCTCCACCGGCGGCGTCGTCACCGCCGTCACCAAGTCCGGCTCCAACAAGTTCCAAGGCTCGTTCTTCAGCAACCTCACCCCCGGCGCCTTCGAGGGCTCTCCCGAGCCCGTGCTGCGCGAGGGCAACGTCGTGACCACCAAACAGAAGCTGTGGAACCTGGGTGACTTCGGCGGAGACCTGGGCGGCCCCATCATCCCTGACAAGCTCTGGTTCTACGTGGGCGTGGCGCCCTCCTTCACCCGCCGCCAGCTGGAGCGCAACCTGAACACCTTTGTGCTCGACGCGGAAGGCAACCGCATCCGCGACGAGAACGGCTTCTCCCGCACCGAGCCCATCCTCGGCACCACGACGAACTACTTCGCCGACCAGCGCAGCGTGCAGTACATCGGCAAGCTCACGTGGCAGGCCGCCGCGGACCACACCCTCACGCTGTCCATCTACGGCGCGCCCAGCAGTTCTGGCGGCGACGGCCGCTTCGGCTACCGCGTGGATGACAACGCCGTGGAGGTGGAAAACCTCGCTGGCAACTACGCCGCGTACGCGCACCGCTACAAGCAGGACTCGCGCGACATCTCCCTGAAGCTGGCCTCCTCCTTCATGGAGAAGAAGATCCTCCTGGACGCCACCGTGGGCTGGCACCACCAGTTCGACTCCGTCCTGCCCTCGGACGGCACGGGCATTGGCAGCGGCCAGGGCCTGTCGCTCCTGCCCCAGTTCGAGATGCAGCGCTCCAGCCGCCCGGATCCCGCCAACCCGAGCCGCAGCCTGCCCGCCTTCTACTCCATCAATGACTTCGAGCAGCTGCCGGATCCCTCCGTGTGCGACCCGGCGGGCACCGTCAACGCCGTGCGCTGCCCCGTCACCACGTACCTGTTCGGCGGCCCTGGCTTCCTCCAGGACCGCACCGTGGAGCGGTACCAGGCCAACCTCGTGGGCACCCTGCTCTTCACCGCGGGCGGCCACCACGTCGTCAAGGCCGGCTTCGACGGCGAGATCATGACGAACGAGGACGTGCGCGGCTACTCGGGCCAGGTCCTCTACCGCGAGAACGTGAACGGCCAGACGTTCCAGGACTTCCGCGCGTTCGGCTACCTCGTCGGCCCGGACGACGTGAGGATCCAGGACTCGGTGAACCCCGCCACCCGCGCCCTGGCGCTCGGCGGCTTCCTGCAGGACTCGTGGAGCGTGATGGACAAGGTGACGCTCAACGCGGGCGTCCGCTACGACACGCAGACGGTGTACGGGACCGGCGGCGACGTGGCCTTCGAGCTGCCCAACCAGCTCTCCCCGCGCGTGGGCCTCATCTACGACTTCACCCAGCAGGGCCGCTCCAAGCTGTACGCCAGCTTCGCGCGCTACTACCAGAACGCGGTGCTGGCCATGGTGAACTCGCAGTTCTCCAACATCACCCGCATCCAGGCCAACCGCCGCCGCGCGGCCCAGGGTGACGCGCCCGGGTGCGATCCGCTCACCCAGGCGGCGCCCTACACCGAGTGCCGCGATGACAAGAACGTCATCCCCTCGGGCAGCCCGGAGATCCTCAGCAAGAAGTACGCGCAGACCTTCGCCATCAACAGCCCGGTGGATCCGGATCTGGAGCCGCAGTCCTCGGACGAGTGGGTGGTGGGCGGTGACTACGAGATCTTCCCGAGCGCCACCGTGGGCCTGTCCTACACGCACCGCGACATGAACGCCGTCATCGAAGACATGTCCCGCAACGAGGCCACCAACTACTTCATCGGAAACCCGGGCCGAGGCATCGCCTCCGAGTTCCCCAAGCCGGTGCGCAACTACGACGCGGTGACGCTGGCCTTCAACAAGGCCTTCTCGGACCTGTGGCTGGTGCAGGCCAGCTACACCTGGTCCCGCCTCTACGGGAACTACTCCGGCCTCTTCCGCCCGGAGAACCTCCAGCTGGCCCCCAACGTCACCTCGGACTTTGACTTGATCTCCCTCACGGAGAACAAGATGGGCCTGCTGCTCTTGGACCACACGCACTCGGTGAAGCTCTACGGCGCCAAGGAGTTCCCCCTCACCGCGAAGATTGGCCTCAACCTGGGTCTGTCCTACCGGGGCACCTCGGGCGCGCCCATCAACGTCACCGGCGCTCACTACATCTACGGCCCGGAGTTCACCTTCATCCTCCCGCGCGGTTCGGGCGGCCGGCTGCCCTTCGTGCACAACATCGACACGCGCCTGTCCGCCAACTACCGGCTGAGCGGGGACATGGTGGCCAGCGTCAGCATGGACGTCTTCAACCTGTTCAACTTCCAGGCCGCCACCGCCGTGGACCAGCGCTACACCTCGGAGACGGTGGACGCCATCATCGGCGGCACCACGACGGACCTGGCGAACCTGAAGGCCCGCGGCACCGATCGCACTGTCGTCGTCAACCCCAACTTCGGCAAGCCCACCGCCTACCAGTCGCCCCGCAGCATCCGCTTCGGCGCGCGCCTCTCCTTCTAA
- the mrtX gene encoding myxosortase MrtX, producing MSTSTAQPWRPAAVQEVVILWAIGFFGIIVSFLLFGGTSIPKLVATVGFLYLPLIPMRWRDEDFADYGLSLRAWRQDLKLFLLLSLIVGPLFFGAFYFWVELVPQLPPELARFLTPHNGPGHFSPRLPPRFGEWVIDQLFVVALPEEFFYRGYMQTRLRDAWPQGRKVLGVRLGPAFWITPVLFALGHLAIFQAWRLSVFFPALLFGWMRERTGTIVGAALFHAACNLFVHFLEVSFFGGP from the coding sequence ATGAGCACCTCCACCGCTCAGCCCTGGCGCCCCGCAGCCGTGCAGGAGGTGGTGATCCTCTGGGCCATCGGCTTCTTCGGCATCATCGTCTCGTTCCTGCTCTTCGGCGGCACCAGCATCCCCAAGCTCGTGGCCACCGTGGGCTTCCTCTACCTGCCCCTCATCCCCATGCGGTGGCGGGACGAAGACTTCGCCGACTATGGCCTCTCGCTCCGCGCCTGGCGACAGGACCTCAAGCTCTTCCTCCTCCTGAGCCTCATCGTCGGGCCGCTCTTCTTCGGCGCCTTCTATTTCTGGGTGGAGCTCGTGCCTCAACTGCCTCCCGAGCTGGCACGGTTCCTCACGCCCCACAACGGCCCCGGCCACTTCTCCCCTCGGCTGCCCCCGCGCTTCGGCGAGTGGGTCATCGATCAGCTCTTCGTCGTCGCGCTCCCCGAGGAGTTCTTCTACCGGGGATACATGCAGACCCGCCTGCGCGACGCCTGGCCGCAGGGCCGCAAGGTGCTCGGCGTCCGGCTGGGGCCCGCCTTCTGGATCACCCCCGTCCTCTTCGCCCTGGGCCATCTCGCCATCTTCCAGGCCTGGCGCCTCTCCGTCTTCTTCCCCGCCCTGCTCTTCGGCTGGATGCGCGAGCGCACCGGCACCATCGTCGGCGCCGCCCTCTTCCACGCCGCCTGCAACCTCTTCGTCCATTTCCTCGAGGTCTCCTTCTTCGGCGGTCCTTAG
- a CDS encoding trypsin-like peptidase domain-containing protein, protein MVRLLLFLFLVLPPATAAAERPTRADLQKAVELHERSVVRVLASRKAGPGVFVGSEGQVLTAVDHVSLESTEVEFAGQRLAASVVLANAALKVAVVAAPSGTYPSVPVKVSADGLEGQWLIGVIRGKGKKAPSQPFTAVAQRSKQEPFVDVGIPFAPGTPLFDTQGRLVAVVVQRRTGGCRALPLSAVKLQLASASAGTP, encoded by the coding sequence ATGGTTCGCCTCCTTCTCTTCCTCTTCCTTGTCCTCCCTCCCGCTACTGCTGCCGCCGAGCGCCCCACGCGCGCGGACCTGCAGAAGGCGGTTGAGCTGCATGAGCGCTCGGTCGTGCGCGTCCTCGCTTCTCGCAAGGCCGGCCCCGGCGTCTTCGTCGGCAGCGAGGGGCAGGTGCTCACCGCCGTCGACCACGTGAGCCTGGAGTCCACCGAGGTGGAGTTCGCGGGCCAGCGGCTCGCCGCCTCGGTGGTGCTCGCCAACGCGGCCCTCAAGGTCGCCGTCGTTGCCGCCCCCAGCGGCACCTACCCCTCCGTGCCCGTGAAGGTCAGTGCCGACGGTCTCGAAGGCCAGTGGCTCATCGGCGTCATCCGCGGCAAGGGCAAGAAGGCCCCCTCTCAGCCCTTCACCGCCGTGGCTCAGCGCTCAAAGCAGGAGCCTTTCGTGGACGTGGGCATCCCCTTCGCCCCAGGCACTCCGCTCTTCGATACCCAGGGCCGGCTCGTCGCCGTCGTCGTCCAGCGCCGCACCGGCGGGTGCCGCGCCTTGCCCCTGTCCGCCGTGAAGCTCCAGCTCGCCTCCGCTTCGGCGGGAACCCCATGA
- the polX gene encoding DNA polymerase/3'-5' exonuclease PolX has translation MNPSPLDKNAVAKVLREISLLLQLKGENAFKVRAYDTAADRLLGLTQDLGALVREGRLQELPGIGQGLAEKISELVTTGKLGFHEELKAAFPSGLLEILQLPDMGPKKAMALWKELGVGSVAELEQACRDGRVRGIKGFGAKSEAKILEGIALHQRAQGKRKLLGDVLPTVEGLLERLKAVPGVVRVSPAGSVRRRAETVGDVDLLASAPEASPALEALANAPGVAVLIGKGESKCSVRMVEGDLQVDLRVLPDEDFATALHHFTGSKAHHVRLRGIGQDQGFKISEWGVHRSDGTKVPIRDEADIYKLLGMQYVPPELREDTGEIEAALAGKLPEDLIELEDVRGAVHSHSTWSDGKHSLEQMARAAKALGLQYLTVTEHSQAAIYAGGLKEDDLKRQWEEIDRVNEAVPGFRLLKGIEVDILETGALDYRDSVLEQLEVVIGSIHVRHSLNEEQMTQRLLNAMDNPCLNIIGHPTGRLIHERDPYPLRMEAVLDRAAERGVVMEVNGKPARLDLKAEHVRMAVQRGVKLVVSADAHKIEDLPHLIFAVATARKGWARKGDVLNTQPADQFIRALKAQRAR, from the coding sequence GTGAACCCGTCCCCGCTCGACAAGAACGCCGTCGCCAAGGTCCTCCGGGAGATCTCCCTCTTGCTCCAGCTCAAGGGCGAGAACGCCTTCAAGGTACGGGCCTATGACACCGCCGCCGACCGCCTGCTCGGGCTGACCCAGGACCTGGGCGCCCTGGTACGGGAAGGCCGCCTGCAAGAGCTGCCAGGGATCGGCCAGGGGCTCGCCGAGAAGATCAGCGAGCTGGTGACCACGGGCAAGCTCGGCTTCCACGAGGAGCTCAAGGCCGCCTTCCCCTCGGGGCTGCTCGAAATCCTCCAGCTGCCGGACATGGGCCCCAAGAAGGCCATGGCCCTCTGGAAAGAGCTGGGCGTGGGCTCCGTGGCCGAGCTGGAGCAGGCCTGCCGCGACGGCCGCGTCCGGGGGATCAAGGGGTTCGGAGCCAAGAGCGAGGCGAAGATCCTGGAGGGCATCGCCCTGCACCAGCGCGCCCAGGGCAAGCGCAAGCTGCTGGGAGACGTACTCCCCACAGTGGAGGGGCTGCTGGAGCGGCTCAAGGCCGTGCCTGGGGTGGTGCGCGTCAGCCCGGCCGGCAGCGTGCGGCGCCGTGCCGAGACGGTGGGAGACGTGGACCTGCTGGCCTCCGCCCCGGAGGCGAGCCCGGCGCTCGAGGCCCTGGCCAACGCGCCCGGGGTGGCCGTGCTGATTGGCAAGGGCGAGAGCAAGTGCTCCGTGCGCATGGTGGAGGGGGACCTCCAGGTAGACCTGCGAGTGCTACCGGACGAGGATTTCGCTACGGCGCTGCACCACTTCACGGGCTCCAAGGCCCACCACGTGCGCCTGCGAGGGATCGGCCAGGACCAGGGGTTCAAGATCTCCGAGTGGGGCGTGCACCGCTCCGACGGCACCAAGGTGCCCATCCGGGACGAGGCGGACATCTACAAGCTGCTGGGGATGCAGTACGTCCCGCCCGAGCTGCGCGAGGACACGGGCGAGATCGAGGCCGCGCTGGCGGGGAAGCTGCCCGAGGACCTCATCGAGCTGGAGGACGTGCGAGGGGCGGTGCACTCGCACAGCACCTGGTCGGACGGGAAGCACTCGCTGGAGCAGATGGCGCGAGCCGCGAAGGCGCTGGGGCTCCAGTACCTCACGGTCACCGAGCACAGCCAGGCGGCCATCTACGCGGGTGGGCTCAAAGAGGACGATCTCAAGCGCCAGTGGGAGGAGATCGACCGGGTGAACGAAGCCGTCCCGGGCTTCCGGCTGCTCAAGGGCATCGAGGTGGACATCCTGGAGACGGGGGCGCTCGACTACCGCGACAGTGTGCTGGAGCAGCTCGAGGTGGTGATTGGCTCCATCCACGTGCGGCACAGTTTGAACGAAGAGCAGATGACGCAGCGGCTGCTCAACGCGATGGACAACCCGTGCCTGAACATCATCGGACACCCCACGGGGCGCCTCATCCACGAGCGTGATCCCTACCCGCTGCGCATGGAGGCGGTGCTGGACCGGGCCGCTGAGCGCGGCGTGGTGATGGAGGTGAACGGTAAACCCGCGCGATTGGACCTGAAGGCCGAGCACGTCCGCATGGCCGTCCAGCGAGGGGTGAAGCTCGTGGTGAGCGCCGATGCGCACAAGATCGAGGACCTGCCCCACCTCATCTTCGCGGTGGCCACGGCACGCAAGGGCTGGGCGCGCAAGGGCGATGTCCTGAACACGCAGCCCGCGGACCAGTTCATCCGCGCCCTCAAGGCCCAGCGGGCGCGCTAA
- a CDS encoding Rieske (2Fe-2S) protein has protein sequence MKIKLGPADFAEKEMRGYEVGNRNVCIAKINGRYKGLDDWCNHAGCLLSGGRIEDNLVICPCHEVGFDLDSGKNETSPGIADDQTVVKVDVENGQIVIEDPTGK, from the coding sequence ATGAAGATCAAGCTCGGACCGGCGGACTTCGCCGAGAAGGAGATGCGGGGCTACGAGGTAGGCAACCGCAACGTGTGCATCGCCAAGATCAATGGGCGCTACAAGGGGCTCGATGACTGGTGCAACCACGCGGGGTGCTTGCTGTCGGGCGGACGCATCGAGGACAACCTGGTCATTTGTCCCTGTCACGAGGTCGGCTTCGACCTGGACTCCGGGAAGAACGAGACCTCTCCGGGCATCGCCGACGACCAGACGGTGGTGAAGGTGGATGTGGAGAACGGGCAGATCGTCATCGAAGACCCCACGGGGAAGTAA
- a CDS encoding MogA/MoaB family molybdenum cofactor biosynthesis protein, producing the protein MVTCSDSRDEARDESGRALQSGLEAAGHTLSGYKVVKDDPEAIRAVLAEASAAGARAVLFNGGTGIGRRDSTVETLRGLFEKELPGFGEIFRMLSFEEIGSAAMMSRATAGTYKGMILFAMPGSPQAVKLALEALILPELGHAVRELTR; encoded by the coding sequence GTGGTGACGTGCTCGGACAGCCGCGACGAGGCGCGAGACGAGAGCGGACGCGCGCTGCAGAGCGGGCTGGAGGCCGCAGGCCACACACTGAGCGGCTACAAGGTGGTGAAGGACGACCCCGAGGCCATCCGGGCCGTGCTGGCCGAGGCTTCGGCGGCTGGCGCACGGGCCGTGCTGTTCAACGGCGGCACGGGGATTGGCCGGCGGGACTCGACGGTCGAGACGCTCCGAGGGCTGTTCGAGAAGGAGCTGCCTGGGTTCGGAGAGATCTTCCGGATGCTCTCCTTCGAGGAGATCGGCAGCGCGGCGATGATGTCGCGGGCCACGGCGGGGACGTACAAGGGGATGATCCTGTTCGCCATGCCGGGCTCGCCGCAGGCGGTGAAGCTGGCGCTGGAGGCGCTGATTCTCCCGGAGCTGGGACACGCGGTGCGCGAGCTGACGCGCTGA
- a CDS encoding TIGR02757 family protein, which yields MSRRSSQTGLSGKAAERLRPLLESFLASTDARSRIAFDPVEFPHRYSDPRDIETSALLAAALAYGRADLFRPKVDGLLRRMGSSPAAFLRELDVAGARELLSGFVYRFNVGTDVAVLLLGMGKALREHGSLEALFVRGWEAHGSIHGALSDFTAALRDVPMAELRRALGKERGLHHLLPSPLGAGAAKRLNLYLRWMVRGPDAVDFGIWKRVPASALVIPLDTHIGRISQHLGLTRRKDLSWRTAEEVTASLRRLDEADPVRYDFALCHYGMSGVCPAKPVAENCVKCQLLPSCAVGPRITRARASSSGP from the coding sequence GTGAGCAGGCGTTCAAGTCAGACAGGGCTCTCAGGGAAGGCGGCCGAGCGCCTGCGCCCGCTCCTGGAGTCCTTCCTGGCGTCGACGGATGCCCGCTCGCGCATCGCGTTCGATCCCGTGGAGTTCCCGCACCGGTACTCGGACCCTCGGGACATCGAGACGAGCGCGCTCCTGGCCGCGGCGCTTGCATATGGCCGGGCGGACCTGTTCCGGCCCAAGGTCGACGGGTTGCTGCGGCGGATGGGCTCCTCTCCGGCGGCCTTCCTCCGTGAGCTGGATGTAGCGGGAGCGCGCGAGCTGCTGAGCGGGTTCGTCTACCGCTTCAATGTCGGCACGGATGTGGCGGTGTTGCTGCTCGGGATGGGCAAGGCCCTGCGAGAGCACGGAAGCCTGGAGGCGCTCTTCGTCCGAGGTTGGGAGGCCCACGGTTCGATCCACGGCGCCCTCAGTGACTTCACTGCAGCACTGAGAGACGTCCCGATGGCGGAGCTGCGGCGGGCATTGGGGAAGGAGCGGGGGCTGCACCACCTGTTGCCCTCACCGCTCGGAGCGGGCGCGGCCAAGCGGCTCAACCTGTACCTGCGGTGGATGGTGCGAGGGCCGGACGCCGTGGACTTCGGCATCTGGAAACGGGTGCCGGCCTCGGCGTTGGTCATCCCGCTGGACACGCACATCGGCCGCATCTCCCAGCACCTGGGGCTGACACGGCGCAAGGACCTGAGCTGGAGGACGGCGGAGGAGGTGACGGCCTCGCTGCGGCGGCTGGATGAGGCGGATCCGGTCCGCTACGACTTCGCGCTGTGCCACTACGGCATGAGCGGGGTGTGCCCGGCGAAGCCCGTGGCGGAGAACTGCGTGAAGTGCCAGCTGTTGCCCTCGTGCGCCGTGGGCCCTCGCATCACGCGAGCCCGAGCTTCTTCATCCGGTCCTTGA
- a CDS encoding sigma-54-dependent Fis family transcriptional regulator yields the protein MTSGDEPKAQQTEGQAPGDEGASGPSMDRTSLIPLPVGTDVPVLSQITRRERVLREPSPPPPERPYREPKALRVQREGVADLIVPLYPDRSYVFGRAPESTVVFAHDAVSRQHGRLAFREDHRWVYRDLNSRNQSFLGEAEFPFQGDEREYFQVMSASQDWVLEAGNVILLGNGRSRITLLAEVPEGPVAGPRPQHEGSKAAAALERSIHICARHQLPVFILGKSGTGKTFIAREIHSRSRLDGNFVNLNCGRLPQDAVMLHSELLGHVKGAFTGAAFARVGKFYVANGGTLFLDEVEFLPPAAQDFLIDVLEGTGSFAPLGAAPDSREPPPRFRLISASKTPLQQTGLRPDLAQRLATGDVIVLPALEERREDIPNLVANFLHRLKTEQQYDAEFTSDAIAYLQQVDWPGQIRELEATVKAVVAREVAARAIDGMGSARMMITLEAVKAYLSQRMIGFGSHVAAPSVAPPKPAVPLTQSVPAVRKRPSDLTEEELRAALDKHQGNKTKAAQELGIALNTLKDRMKKLGLA from the coding sequence ATGACGAGCGGCGACGAACCGAAGGCGCAGCAGACCGAGGGACAGGCCCCCGGAGATGAGGGCGCGTCGGGCCCCTCGATGGACCGAACCTCTCTGATTCCACTCCCGGTGGGGACCGATGTACCGGTTCTGAGCCAGATCACGCGGCGGGAGCGGGTCCTGCGAGAGCCCTCGCCCCCACCACCCGAGCGCCCCTACCGCGAGCCCAAGGCGCTGCGCGTCCAGCGCGAGGGTGTGGCGGATCTGATCGTCCCGCTGTACCCGGATCGCTCGTACGTGTTCGGGCGGGCGCCGGAGTCCACGGTGGTGTTTGCGCATGACGCGGTGTCGCGCCAGCACGGGCGCCTGGCGTTCCGCGAGGATCACCGCTGGGTGTACCGGGATCTGAACTCGCGCAACCAGAGCTTCCTGGGCGAGGCGGAGTTCCCATTCCAGGGCGACGAGCGCGAGTACTTCCAGGTGATGAGCGCCTCGCAGGACTGGGTGCTGGAGGCGGGCAACGTCATCCTGCTGGGCAACGGGCGCAGCCGCATCACCCTGCTGGCCGAGGTGCCCGAGGGACCCGTGGCGGGGCCGAGGCCCCAACACGAGGGCTCGAAGGCGGCAGCGGCGCTGGAGCGCTCCATCCACATCTGCGCGCGCCACCAGCTGCCGGTGTTCATCCTGGGCAAGTCGGGCACGGGGAAGACGTTCATCGCGCGGGAGATCCACAGCCGGAGCCGGCTGGATGGGAACTTCGTGAACCTGAACTGCGGCCGGCTGCCACAGGACGCGGTGATGCTGCACAGCGAGCTGCTCGGGCACGTGAAGGGGGCCTTCACGGGGGCGGCATTCGCGCGAGTGGGCAAGTTCTACGTGGCCAATGGGGGCACGCTGTTCCTGGACGAGGTGGAGTTCCTGCCGCCCGCGGCGCAGGACTTCCTGATCGACGTCCTGGAGGGAACGGGCAGCTTCGCGCCACTGGGGGCGGCTCCGGACTCGAGGGAGCCCCCGCCGCGCTTCCGGCTCATCTCAGCCTCGAAGACGCCGCTGCAGCAGACGGGACTGCGGCCGGATCTGGCCCAGCGATTGGCCACCGGGGATGTGATCGTGCTGCCGGCGCTGGAGGAGCGGCGGGAAGACATCCCGAACCTCGTGGCGAACTTCCTCCACCGGCTGAAGACGGAGCAGCAGTACGACGCTGAGTTCACCAGCGACGCGATCGCCTACCTGCAGCAGGTGGACTGGCCCGGGCAGATCCGCGAGCTGGAGGCCACCGTGAAGGCCGTGGTGGCGCGAGAGGTGGCGGCGCGAGCCATCGATGGCATGGGCTCCGCACGGATGATGATCACGTTGGAGGCGGTGAAGGCGTACCTGTCACAGCGGATGATCGGGTTCGGCTCACATGTGGCGGCGCCGTCCGTGGCTCCGCCGAAGCCGGCAGTCCCGCTCACACAGTCCGTGCCAGCCGTGCGCAAGCGGCCGAGCGACCTGACGGAAGAGGAGCTCCGGGCCGCGCTGGACAAGCACCAGGGCAACAAGACAAAGGCCGCGCAGGAGCTGGGAATCGCTCTGAATACGCTCAAGGACCGGATGAAGAAGCTCGGGCTCGCGTGA
- a CDS encoding FHA domain-containing protein: MSRLFPQAGELGANVFTIAVVSSESGIKLQETLAEREIFVGRSKKSHLVLRDDTVSGIHCRLVAIEGGAIVIDEGSTNGTLLNGELVVRPTLIDVNDELSVGPYLLRVQSLVGSSNAPLSPRRSARSRRLDPPVPAEALPSAERPVTQEKPTDLQLTQAQVFWRILGFQQPATLEQAGAAYEALTRDLQPDAASEINPQLRALAEQRLRELDFAWEYIQRLSRRSRDAA, from the coding sequence ATGTCCCGCCTGTTCCCCCAGGCGGGAGAGCTTGGAGCCAACGTGTTCACCATCGCTGTGGTCTCGAGTGAGTCGGGAATCAAGTTGCAGGAGACGCTGGCGGAGCGGGAGATCTTCGTCGGCCGGTCGAAGAAGTCCCACCTGGTGCTCCGGGACGACACGGTGTCGGGCATCCACTGCCGATTGGTCGCCATCGAGGGCGGGGCCATCGTCATCGATGAGGGCTCGACCAACGGAACGTTGCTCAACGGCGAGCTCGTGGTCCGGCCCACCCTCATCGACGTGAACGACGAGCTGAGCGTCGGCCCGTACCTGCTGCGGGTGCAGTCGCTGGTGGGGAGCTCGAACGCGCCGCTCTCTCCTCGGCGCAGCGCCCGGTCGCGGCGCCTGGATCCGCCCGTGCCCGCCGAGGCCCTCCCGAGCGCCGAGCGCCCCGTCACCCAGGAGAAGCCCACGGACCTCCAACTCACCCAGGCCCAGGTGTTCTGGAGGATCCTCGGCTTCCAGCAGCCCGCCACCCTGGAGCAGGCCGGGGCCGCCTACGAGGCCCTGACCCGGGATCTCCAGCCGGACGCTGCGTCCGAGATCAACCCGCAGCTGCGCGCCCTGGCCGAGCAGCGGCTGCGGGAGCTCGACTTCGCCTGGGAGTACATCCAGCGGCTGTCCCGCCGGTCCCGGGACGCCGCCTGA